A single window of Alphaproteobacteria bacterium DNA harbors:
- a CDS encoding cytochrome b/b6 domain-containing protein: MTHRIRVWDPFVRLFHWTLVICFALNALLVEDESQWHIWIGYTVAGLVAARLVWGVVGSRYARFASFPPSVGGALQQAGDIASGRVRPHVGHTPLGAWMIYNLLLTLAVIAASGYLMTTDAFWGLEWPEELHEAAVTWAEISVVAHIAAVVFESRRTGINLPRAMVTGYKETPADS; encoded by the coding sequence ATGACCCATCGAATCCGCGTCTGGGACCCGTTCGTGCGGCTGTTCCACTGGACGCTCGTCATCTGCTTCGCCCTGAATGCGCTGCTCGTCGAAGACGAGAGCCAGTGGCATATCTGGATCGGCTATACCGTGGCCGGCCTGGTGGCCGCGCGGCTGGTCTGGGGGGTGGTCGGCAGCCGCTATGCCCGCTTTGCCAGCTTCCCCCCCAGCGTCGGCGGCGCGCTGCAACAGGCGGGCGACATCGCCAGCGGCCGGGTGCGCCCGCATGTGGGGCACACGCCGCTGGGCGCCTGGATGATCTACAACCTGCTGCTGACGCTCGCGGTGATCGCGGCCTCCGGCTATCTGATGACCACGGACGCCTTCTGGGGGCTGGAATGGCCGGAAGAACTGCACGAGGCCGCCGTCACCTGGGCCGAAATCTCGGTCGTCGCCCACATCGCCGCCGTGGTCTTTGAGTCGCGCCGCACCGGCATCAACCTTCCGCGCGCCATGGTCACGGGCTATAAGGAGACCCCCGCCGATTCCTGA
- a CDS encoding PepSY domain-containing protein, producing the protein MNRIAAALVAATLSLTAAGALASEGHERLDAQTERAIREKLAADGYDVRKIKAEDGLYEAYVLRDGKRAELYLDRDLNLVRTKDAD; encoded by the coding sequence ATGAACCGGATTGCCGCCGCCCTCGTGGCCGCCACCCTGTCGCTCACCGCCGCCGGCGCCCTGGCCAGCGAAGGCCATGAACGCCTGGACGCCCAGACCGAACGAGCCATCCGCGAGAAACTCGCCGCGGACGGGTATGACGTGCGCAAGATCAAGGCCGAGGACGGCCTGTACGAAGCCTATGTGCTGAGAGACGGCAAGCGGGCGGAACTCTATCTCGACCGCGACCTGAACCTGGTGCGCACGAAGGACGCCGACTGA
- a CDS encoding amidohydrolase family protein, whose protein sequence is MAHEYDLIVRNGTVVDGTGAEPFAADVAVKDGRIAAVAANLSGTAAKEIDAKGKLVTPGFVDIHTHYDAQAVWDSHLAPSSLHGVTTVVMGNCGVGFAPCRPEDREKLIELMEGVEDIPGAVMHEGLEWKWESFPEYLDAIEAKPHDVDICALVPHSAIRVNVMGDRATAFEPATADDIAKMRALTAEAVKAGAFGVSTSRTTSHKTLAGEYIPTLRVYEDELMGLAEGLNDAGSGFLEAVSDWITDATPNTQNAEPDPVEAFGILKRVAQKSGRPMVYTLAQRNSIPHVFRDLLEMNRKAYEDEGVNIRPVFPPRAIGILLGLQASQTPFSGCPTFKTLNHLPLAEKVAKLRDPAIRAKILSEDPVKESTFPLIHRMSYGYMFPFGNKDYQPQQDQSAEAVAKRTGRSAPEVAYDWLLENDGKNFIYMPITNYSDFSLSASEKLLGEKMAIMGLGDGGAHMGFILDAGFPTWLLTHWGKSSGKFAMPELVRRLTSDTAGAAGLGDRGAIRVGLKADLNVIDWESLDFEAPYVVQDLPAGGKRLMQGASGYACTIVSGEVTHENGQPTGALPGRLVRGQRPAPEPLAMAAE, encoded by the coding sequence ATGGCCCACGAGTATGATCTGATCGTGCGCAACGGCACGGTGGTGGATGGCACGGGTGCCGAGCCGTTCGCCGCCGACGTCGCCGTCAAGGACGGCAGGATCGCCGCCGTCGCCGCCAATCTCTCCGGCACGGCCGCGAAGGAGATCGACGCGAAGGGCAAGCTGGTCACCCCCGGCTTCGTCGACATCCACACCCATTACGACGCCCAGGCGGTGTGGGACTCGCATCTGGCCCCGTCGTCCCTGCACGGCGTCACCACCGTGGTCATGGGCAATTGCGGCGTCGGCTTCGCCCCCTGCCGCCCCGAGGACCGGGAAAAGCTGATCGAGCTGATGGAAGGCGTGGAGGATATCCCCGGCGCCGTCATGCACGAGGGCCTGGAGTGGAAGTGGGAGAGCTTCCCCGAATATCTCGACGCGATCGAGGCCAAGCCGCACGACGTCGACATCTGCGCCCTGGTTCCGCACTCGGCGATCCGCGTCAACGTGATGGGCGACCGCGCCACCGCGTTCGAGCCCGCCACCGCCGACGATATCGCCAAGATGCGCGCCCTGACGGCCGAGGCGGTGAAGGCCGGCGCCTTCGGTGTCTCCACCAGCCGCACCACCAGCCACAAGACGCTGGCCGGCGAGTATATCCCGACGCTGCGCGTCTATGAGGACGAGCTGATGGGCCTGGCCGAGGGTCTGAACGACGCCGGCAGCGGCTTCCTGGAGGCGGTCAGCGACTGGATCACCGACGCCACCCCCAACACCCAGAATGCGGAGCCCGACCCGGTCGAGGCGTTCGGCATCCTGAAGCGCGTCGCCCAGAAGAGCGGTCGGCCGATGGTTTATACCCTGGCCCAGCGCAACAGCATCCCGCACGTCTTCCGCGACCTGCTGGAGATGAACCGCAAGGCCTATGAGGACGAGGGCGTCAACATCCGCCCGGTGTTCCCGCCGCGCGCCATCGGCATTCTTTTGGGCCTTCAGGCGAGCCAGACCCCCTTCAGCGGCTGCCCCACCTTCAAGACCCTGAACCACCTGCCGCTGGCGGAGAAGGTCGCGAAGCTGCGCGACCCGGCGATCCGCGCCAAAATCCTGTCGGAGGACCCGGTGAAGGAAAGCACCTTCCCGCTGATCCACCGCATGAGCTACGGCTACATGTTCCCGTTCGGCAACAAGGACTACCAGCCGCAGCAGGACCAGAGCGCCGAGGCCGTCGCCAAGCGCACCGGCCGCAGCGCGCCGGAAGTGGCCTATGACTGGCTGCTGGAGAATGACGGCAAGAACTTCATCTACATGCCGATCACCAACTATTCCGACTTCTCGCTGTCGGCGTCCGAGAAGCTCCTGGGCGAGAAGATGGCGATCATGGGCCTCGGCGACGGCGGTGCCCATATGGGCTTCATCCTCGACGCCGGCTTCCCGACCTGGCTCTTGACCCATTGGGGCAAGTCCAGCGGCAAGTTCGCCATGCCGGAACTGGTGCGCCGCCTGACCAGCGACACCGCGGGCGCCGCCGGCCTCGGTGACCGTGGCGCGATCCGGGTCGGCCTGAAGGCGGACCTGAACGTGATCGACTGGGAGTCGCTCGACTTCGAAGCGCCCTATGTGGTGCAGGACCTGCCGGCCGGCGGCAAGCGCCTGATGCAGGGCGCGAGCGGCTATGCCTGCACCATCGTCTCGGGCGAGGTGACCCACGAGAACGGCCAGCCCACCGGCGCGCTGCCGGGCCGTCTGGTCCGCGGCCAGCGCCCGGCGCCGGAGCCGCTGGCGATGGCGGCCGAATAG
- a CDS encoding amidohydrolase family protein has product MAQHYDLIVRNGTVVDGTGAEPYAADVAITDGRIAAIAPDLSGTATREIDAAGKLVTPGFVDIHTHYDAQAVWDSHLAPSSLHGVTTVVMGNCGVGFAPCRPQDREKMIELMEGVEDIPGAVMHEGLEWSWETFPEYLDAIAARPRDVDVCALVPHAALRVYVMGDRAVAFEPANDDDIAQMRALTAEAVKAGAFGVSTSRALFHKTVAGAYIPTMRAPVDEFVGIANGLKDAGSGFIEAITDWITDPRRDPQNAPSDPAGAFDVLKRVARESGRPLVYSMVQINSQPNLYADVLAMNRKANAEEGVNIRPVFPPRAVGFLLGLQATQTPFSGCPTFKALNHLPLAEKVAKLRDPAIRARILAEDPVKESTFTLIHLLSYKWMFPFRDKDYQPKAHESAAAVAAREGRTPQEVVYDWLLENDGRNFVYMPAANYVGHSFSASEEMLGDDMAIMGLGDGGAHVGFILDAGFPTWLLTHWGKAEGKFPMPELVRRLTSDTADAAGLGDRGRVRIGLKADLNVIDWEALDFETPYVVQDLPAGGKRLMQGASGYAYTIVAGEVTHENGQPTGALPGRLVRGQRPAPAHRAVAAE; this is encoded by the coding sequence ATGGCCCAGCACTACGACCTGATCGTCCGCAACGGCACCGTTGTCGACGGCACCGGCGCGGAACCCTATGCGGCCGATGTCGCGATCACGGATGGCAGGATTGCCGCCATCGCCCCGGACCTTTCCGGCACCGCGACCCGGGAGATCGACGCGGCCGGCAAGCTGGTCACGCCCGGCTTCGTCGACATCCACACCCATTACGACGCCCAGGCGGTGTGGGACTCGCATCTGGCCCCGTCCTCCCTGCACGGCGTCACCACGGTGGTCATGGGCAATTGCGGCGTCGGCTTCGCCCCCTGTCGCCCGCAAGACCGCGAAAAAATGATCGAACTCATGGAGGGCGTCGAGGACATTCCCGGCGCCGTCATGCACGAGGGCCTGGAATGGTCCTGGGAGACCTTCCCCGAATATCTGGACGCCATCGCCGCCCGGCCGCGTGACGTCGACGTTTGTGCGCTGGTGCCCCATGCCGCGCTCAGGGTCTATGTCATGGGCGACCGCGCCGTTGCCTTCGAGCCCGCCAACGACGACGACATTGCCCAGATGCGCGCCCTGACCGCCGAGGCGGTGAAGGCCGGCGCGTTCGGCGTTTCCACCAGCCGGGCGCTGTTCCATAAGACCGTGGCCGGCGCCTATATCCCGACCATGCGCGCGCCCGTCGACGAGTTCGTCGGCATCGCAAATGGCCTGAAGGATGCGGGCAGCGGTTTTATCGAGGCGATCACCGATTGGATCACCGATCCCCGCCGCGACCCGCAGAATGCCCCGTCGGACCCGGCCGGCGCGTTCGACGTGTTGAAGCGGGTCGCCAGGGAGTCGGGCCGGCCGCTGGTCTATTCCATGGTGCAGATCAACAGCCAGCCGAACCTCTATGCCGACGTGCTGGCGATGAATCGCAAGGCCAATGCGGAGGAAGGGGTGAATATCCGCCCGGTGTTCCCGCCGCGGGCCGTCGGCTTCCTGCTGGGGTTGCAGGCGACGCAGACGCCGTTCAGCGGTTGCCCCACCTTCAAGGCGCTGAACCATTTGCCGCTGGCGGAGAAGGTCGCGAAGCTCCGCGACCCGGCCATCCGCGCCAGGATCCTCGCCGAAGACCCGGTGAAGGAGAGCACGTTCACGCTGATCCACCTGCTCAGCTACAAATGGATGTTCCCGTTCCGGGACAAGGACTACCAGCCGAAGGCGCACGAAAGCGCCGCCGCGGTGGCCGCGCGCGAGGGGCGCACGCCGCAGGAGGTCGTCTATGACTGGCTGTTGGAAAATGACGGCCGGAATTTCGTCTACATGCCGGCCGCCAACTATGTCGGCCACTCGTTCTCGGCCTCGGAAGAGATGCTGGGCGATGACATGGCAATCATGGGCCTCGGCGACGGCGGCGCCCATGTCGGCTTCATCCTGGATGCCGGCTTCCCGACCTGGCTCCTGACCCACTGGGGCAAGGCCGAGGGCAAATTCCCGATGCCGGAACTGGTTCGCCGCCTGACCAGCGACACCGCCGACGCCGCCGGGCTCGGCGACCGGGGCCGCGTCCGCATCGGCCTGAAGGCGGATCTGAACGTGATCGACTGGGAGGCCCTCGACTTCGAAACGCCCTATGTGGTGCAGGACCTGCCGGCCGGCGGCAAGCGCCTGATGCAGGGCGCGAGCGGCTACGCCTACACCATCGTTGCGGGTGAGGTCACGCACGAGAACGGCCAGCCCACCGGCGCGCTGCCGGGACGCTTGGTGCGCGGCCAGCGCCCGGCGCCGGCCCATCGCGCGGTGGCGGCGGAATAG
- a CDS encoding LLM class flavin-dependent oxidoreductase, which translates to MEVGISLNILQQQGRSDAAVMRDHMAMGDLAEPLGLDSIFALEHHFTGYSMSPQPTQLLAYFAGRTRRVKLGTAVIVLPWHDPVRVAEMIAQLDIMCGGRCLFGFGRGAGRTEYEGFRIDMGEARPRFVEAAEIVMKALREETFSHDGEFYKIPEMSIRPRPISRPEERFYASSVSPESAEVIAKMGLGMLVIMQNEWAKCAEDVIKFHEMTVKAGHKPRPPIISTNIACAESRDEAVELGQQYLGNKWDSIEAHYKFSDGGLANVKGYESYGKMAKTYTKMKDPGFRSKANEFYVSIQVVGTPKDCLEQIAELRRLTGTEHLVGEYSFGGMPHERAEQNLRLFAQKCVPILQTDESFCKPITPAGISADFKEKHEDVFAPA; encoded by the coding sequence ATGGAAGTTGGCATTTCCCTCAACATCTTGCAGCAGCAGGGCCGTTCCGACGCGGCGGTGATGCGCGACCACATGGCGATGGGCGACCTGGCCGAGCCGCTGGGCCTCGACTCGATCTTCGCGCTGGAACACCATTTCACCGGCTACTCGATGAGCCCGCAGCCGACGCAGTTGCTGGCCTATTTCGCCGGCCGCACCCGGCGGGTGAAGCTGGGCACCGCGGTGATCGTGCTGCCCTGGCACGATCCGGTGCGCGTCGCCGAGATGATCGCCCAGCTCGACATCATGTGCGGCGGCCGCTGTCTGTTCGGCTTCGGCCGCGGCGCCGGCCGCACCGAGTACGAGGGCTTCCGCATCGATATGGGCGAAGCGCGGCCCCGCTTCGTCGAGGCGGCGGAGATCGTCATGAAGGCGCTGCGGGAGGAGACGTTCTCGCATGACGGCGAATTCTACAAGATCCCGGAAATGTCGATCCGCCCGCGCCCGATCTCCCGGCCGGAGGAGCGGTTCTACGCCTCGTCCGTCAGCCCGGAATCGGCGGAAGTGATCGCCAAAATGGGCCTCGGCATGCTCGTCATCATGCAGAACGAATGGGCCAAGTGCGCCGAGGACGTGATCAAGTTCCACGAGATGACCGTGAAGGCCGGTCACAAGCCGCGCCCGCCGATCATCTCCACCAACATCGCCTGCGCCGAAAGCCGGGACGAGGCGGTGGAACTCGGCCAGCAATATCTGGGCAACAAATGGGATTCAATCGAGGCCCACTACAAGTTCTCCGACGGCGGCCTCGCCAACGTGAAGGGCTATGAATCCTACGGCAAGATGGCCAAGACCTATACCAAGATGAAGGACCCGGGCTTCCGCTCCAAGGCGAACGAGTTCTACGTCTCGATCCAGGTGGTCGGCACGCCGAAGGATTGTCTGGAGCAGATCGCCGAACTGCGCCGCCTGACCGGGACCGAGCATCTGGTCGGCGAATACTCGTTCGGCGGCATGCCGCACGAGCGGGCGGAGCAGAATCTGCGTCTGTTCGCCCAGAAATGCGTGCCGATCCTCCAGACCGACGAGTCCTTCTGCAAGCCGATCACGCCGGCCGGCATCAGCGCCGACTTCAAGGAAAAGCACGAAGACGTGTTCGCCCCGGCCTGA
- a CDS encoding helix-turn-helix transcriptional regulator, with amino-acid sequence MALPFPTRTPLPWALLLLIAAQVFCAVFFGLDAVTDLFRSAESSQAEGPDWHLAIEGLAAVSLWAAIAFEVRYVLSLLRRKAQLERNVSIASAAVQDVIAAALDAWRLTASERDVANLLIKGLSIAEIAAVRGSAEGTVKAHLNAIYRKSGAGNRGDLLSLIIDQLLEHDAGTATDAVRTHGASANAAPERRDRAAV; translated from the coding sequence ATGGCCCTTCCATTCCCGACCCGGACCCCACTGCCCTGGGCGCTGCTTCTGCTGATCGCGGCGCAGGTGTTCTGCGCCGTGTTCTTCGGCCTCGACGCGGTGACCGACCTGTTCCGCTCGGCGGAATCCTCACAGGCCGAGGGGCCGGACTGGCATCTGGCCATCGAGGGCCTGGCGGCCGTGTCGCTCTGGGCCGCCATCGCCTTCGAAGTGCGGTACGTCCTGAGCCTGCTGCGCCGCAAGGCCCAGCTGGAGCGCAATGTCTCCATCGCGTCGGCCGCGGTGCAGGACGTGATCGCGGCCGCGCTGGACGCGTGGCGCCTGACGGCGTCGGAGCGCGACGTCGCCAATCTGCTGATCAAGGGGCTCTCCATCGCCGAGATCGCCGCGGTGCGCGGCAGCGCCGAAGGCACGGTAAAGGCACATCTGAACGCGATCTACCGCAAATCCGGCGCCGGCAATCGCGGCGACCTGCTGAGCCTGATCATCGACCAGTTGCTGGAGCATGATGCCGGCACGGCGACCGACGCGGTCCGCACCCATGGCGCATCGGCCAACGCCGCACCCGAGCGTCGGGACCGCGCGGCGGTCTGA